The Victivallis sp. Marseille-Q1083 genome has a window encoding:
- a CDS encoding SGNH/GDSL hydrolase family protein encodes MKLKQGERLVFAGDSVTDAGRNHPVAAGTLFDPLGKGYPNIVSGWINAVYPALGINVINAGTGGNTSRDLRQRWDNEILSVRPDWLSIMIGINDIWRQFDSPAQPELHIHPTEYEANLDAMLAAAKSKVQGGIIVMAPFYLELNRADAMLALTLQYAAIARAMAQKHETLFIDTQAHFDRLLASRHPNFIAWDRVHPNNVGHTLLARAFLEAIDFDFKA; translated from the coding sequence ATGAAACTGAAGCAAGGGGAACGGCTGGTATTTGCCGGGGATTCGGTCACCGACGCCGGGCGCAATCATCCGGTGGCGGCAGGAACGCTTTTCGATCCACTCGGCAAAGGCTATCCCAATATCGTTTCCGGCTGGATCAACGCCGTTTATCCGGCTCTGGGCATCAACGTCATCAACGCCGGCACCGGCGGCAATACGTCGCGGGACCTGCGGCAACGCTGGGACAATGAAATTCTCTCCGTCCGTCCGGACTGGCTTTCGATCATGATCGGCATCAATGACATCTGGCGGCAATTCGACAGTCCGGCCCAACCGGAACTGCACATCCATCCAACTGAATATGAAGCGAATCTCGATGCCATGCTGGCGGCAGCGAAGTCCAAAGTGCAAGGCGGCATCATCGTCATGGCGCCGTTTTATCTGGAATTGAACCGTGCCGACGCCATGCTGGCATTGACGCTGCAGTACGCCGCCATCGCCCGGGCGATGGCCCAGAAGCATGAAACGCTCTTTATCGATACCCAGGCTCATTTCGATCGGCTGCTTGCGTCGCGCCACCCGAATTTCATCGCCTGGGACCGCGTTCATCCGAACAATGTCGGTCACACGCTGCTGGCCCGCGCTTTCCTGGAAGCGATCGATTTCGATTTCAAGGCTTGA
- a CDS encoding MBL fold metallo-hydrolase, giving the protein MNDKHSMPRQLTMVGTGASEGIPGMFCCCELCNAARRLQGKNIRARTSYLLGEHIFIDLGPDTLMQGRKFHLPLEKLRHVFISHSHTDHLLPLEFWCHGVSQCPDGIPLKVYGSQTVREAISAEIHGDWTKFGLEFIQLGVGTVVELPELDLKVTALEANHKTDPEQSLLYLFESSVYRLLIATDTGEFPESLWRMLAGKRLDVVAIDATWGKDHFDNSSHLGLPDVVEHVEKLKAIGAADDRTLVLPTHFAHIGGLLHHQMEEYLKPYGNITPAYDGQVIKLSD; this is encoded by the coding sequence ATGAACGACAAGCATTCGATGCCGCGGCAATTGACGATGGTCGGCACCGGGGCCAGTGAAGGGATTCCCGGTATGTTCTGCTGTTGCGAACTTTGCAATGCCGCCCGCCGGCTGCAGGGAAAAAATATCCGCGCCCGGACCAGTTACCTGCTGGGAGAACATATTTTTATCGATTTGGGACCGGATACCTTGATGCAAGGCCGGAAATTTCATTTGCCGCTGGAAAAACTGCGTCATGTTTTTATCTCCCACAGCCACACCGACCATCTGCTGCCGCTGGAATTCTGGTGTCACGGCGTTTCACAATGTCCGGACGGCATACCGCTGAAAGTTTACGGCAGCCAGACCGTACGCGAAGCGATTTCGGCTGAAATTCACGGCGATTGGACCAAGTTTGGATTGGAGTTTATTCAATTGGGCGTCGGAACCGTCGTCGAATTGCCGGAACTCGACTTGAAGGTAACCGCTCTGGAAGCCAATCACAAGACCGATCCGGAGCAGTCGCTGCTGTATTTGTTCGAATCTTCCGTTTATCGGCTGTTGATCGCCACCGATACCGGCGAATTTCCGGAATCGCTCTGGCGGATGCTGGCCGGAAAGCGTCTGGATGTCGTGGCCATCGACGCCACCTGGGGCAAAGATCATTTCGACAACAGCAGTCATCTCGGTTTGCCGGATGTCGTCGAACATGTCGAAAAACTCAAAGCGATCGGTGCCGCCGATGATCGAACGCTGGTGTTGCCGACCCACTTCGCTCACATCGGCGGTTTGCTCCATCACCAGATGGAGGAATACCTCAAGCCCTATGGAAACATCACACCGGCCTATGACGGCCAGGTGATCAAGTTGTCCGATTGA
- a CDS encoding nucleoside hydrolase: MPKDCLPDRIDIVIDSDAANETDDQFAIALALMAAERFQIRAMYAAQFLHVNVYSRGEGMQASYRELLRLLTFFPGRDIPCLPGAAATAEQGGVSAAAWHLVELSRQYDALHRLKVVAIAALTNIAGAILLDPTICERIELWWLGGQLYENPPEEFNLCGDLAAVKIVFDSMVPIVMFPCAGVAQQLILTREAAETYLAARGVLGAFLFQRFRRAIESWRQSQASLWDIAPFATLLEPAWAELVELPRRKFCPKPLGWRHETAGTIRMCRRLAADQILADFFRRLAAYHAAYPGLTGPDF; this comes from the coding sequence ATGCCGAAAGATTGCTTGCCTGATCGAATCGATATCGTCATCGATTCCGATGCCGCCAACGAGACGGATGACCAGTTTGCCATTGCGTTGGCCTTGATGGCGGCGGAACGGTTTCAGATTCGGGCCATGTATGCCGCCCAGTTTTTGCATGTCAACGTCTATTCCCGCGGCGAAGGAATGCAGGCCAGTTACCGGGAGCTGCTCCGGCTGCTGACTTTTTTTCCGGGCCGGGATATTCCGTGCCTGCCGGGCGCGGCGGCGACGGCGGAGCAGGGGGGCGTGTCCGCTGCGGCGTGGCATCTGGTCGAGTTGTCCCGGCAATACGACGCATTGCACCGGTTGAAGGTCGTCGCCATCGCTGCCCTGACCAACATCGCCGGGGCGATTTTACTGGATCCGACAATTTGCGAACGAATTGAACTCTGGTGGCTCGGCGGCCAGCTTTATGAAAACCCGCCGGAAGAATTCAATTTATGCGGCGACCTGGCCGCGGTGAAAATCGTTTTCGATTCGATGGTGCCGATTGTGATGTTTCCGTGCGCCGGAGTAGCGCAGCAGTTGATTTTAACCCGCGAAGCGGCGGAAACGTATTTGGCGGCCAGAGGTGTTCTCGGCGCTTTTCTGTTCCAGCGCTTTCGGCGTGCCATCGAAAGCTGGCGGCAATCGCAGGCCTCTCTGTGGGATATCGCTCCGTTTGCAACTCTGCTGGAGCCCGCCTGGGCGGAACTGGTTGAACTGCCGCGCCGGAAGTTTTGTCCGAAACCGCTGGGGTGGCGCCATGAAACTGCCGGTACGATCCGGATGTGCCGACGGTTGGCCGCTGATCAAATTCTGGCGGATTTCTTCCGGCGCCTCGCGGCATATCATGCCGCATATCCCGGCTTGACCGGTCCGGATTTTTAA
- a CDS encoding AraC family transcriptional regulator, which translates to MLDFELEFCGLFHSDAAVDYHSHRGVELVWQAAGRCRHQIVDWEWTTDCGWLLVIPPHTAHRQISLSRQPQTIYISFLNNRDLFDPSLRIEFFGHDHLVGAWFSALFEIWNLRPSHYERICQGLLHALTARLSGTPEPAAPEQWLQQARFLLDNRFMTIRSIEEVAEECGVSRNHFAVGFKRAFGQSPLEYLTRRRLNYAANLLRSPYREIKQIARQCGFTDANYFARIFKKRFGCTPSDFKWNRHFDSSEWLKPPERQEP; encoded by the coding sequence ATGCTTGATTTCGAGTTGGAATTTTGCGGCCTGTTCCATTCGGATGCCGCCGTGGACTATCATTCGCACCGCGGCGTGGAACTGGTCTGGCAGGCGGCAGGCCGCTGCCGGCATCAGATCGTCGACTGGGAGTGGACCACCGACTGCGGCTGGCTGCTGGTCATACCGCCGCACACCGCGCACCGGCAAATTTCACTTTCCCGGCAACCGCAGACTATTTATATCAGTTTCCTGAACAACCGCGACTTGTTCGATCCGTCGCTGCGAATCGAATTTTTCGGTCATGATCATCTGGTCGGCGCCTGGTTTTCAGCACTGTTTGAAATCTGGAACTTGCGGCCGTCCCATTACGAACGCATCTGCCAGGGACTGCTGCACGCGCTGACCGCCCGGCTGAGCGGCACCCCGGAGCCGGCAGCGCCGGAACAATGGCTGCAGCAAGCCCGTTTCCTGCTGGACAACCGCTTTATGACAATCCGTTCGATCGAAGAAGTGGCAGAGGAATGCGGCGTCAGCCGAAATCACTTCGCCGTCGGGTTCAAACGGGCGTTCGGGCAGTCCCCGCTCGAATACCTGACCCGGCGGCGGCTGAACTATGCGGCCAATCTGTTGCGTTCCCCCTATCGGGAAATCAAACAAATCGCCCGGCAATGCGGATTTACCGATGCCAATTATTTCGCCCGGATTTTCAAAAAGCGATTCGGCTGTACCCCTTCCGATTTCAAGTGGAATCGACACTTCGATTCCAGCGAATGGCTCAAACCGCCGGAACGGCAGGAACCTTGA
- a CDS encoding PHP domain-containing protein: MLKAEHAFFDLTPRVVPADRPSRITIKPLYGHVAFPADSRQLRVQYNRRDGGPAQRLDFADQPYRIVDGALSLELNFRGEGEHMILVSYLNEDGSTREFFRFRVYSLFEDYFVLRPFKGDFHLHSMRSDGQGTPGYTAARCRQIGFDFMALTDHHRYQPSLEAIAEMGKFDLDFRCYPGEEVHPPDNCTHIINFGSSFSVNDIFREEPDRYRREVKAYAEALSEVPEAIRQPLASSHWVFDQIRSGGGLAVFCHPYWEYAGGYYISEELTTETFKYRKFDALELIGGYNPFEYESNMMQVARYEHELAAGNRFPVVGLSDSHGPDGNLFGWYYTVMLAPSVELPDLATAVREFRAVAVDAPNGERFGIHGDFRLVKFVSYLLREFYPLHDQLCALEGALLIRALAGDTKAAAEVDALKGSVPDFVERCWGRAAQAI; the protein is encoded by the coding sequence ATGCTGAAAGCCGAACACGCCTTTTTCGATCTGACGCCGCGGGTCGTTCCGGCCGACCGGCCGAGCCGAATCACCATCAAGCCGCTCTATGGCCATGTCGCTTTTCCGGCCGACTCCAGGCAACTCCGGGTACAGTACAACCGTCGGGACGGCGGTCCGGCCCAGCGGCTGGATTTCGCCGATCAGCCTTACCGGATCGTCGATGGCGCGTTGTCTCTGGAACTCAATTTCCGGGGGGAAGGGGAGCATATGATTCTGGTCAGCTATCTGAATGAAGATGGCAGTACGCGTGAATTTTTCCGGTTTCGCGTGTATTCCCTGTTTGAAGACTATTTTGTTCTGCGTCCTTTCAAGGGAGATTTCCATCTCCACAGCATGCGTTCCGACGGCCAGGGAACGCCGGGGTACACGGCCGCCCGTTGCCGTCAGATCGGCTTTGATTTCATGGCATTGACCGATCATCATCGTTACCAGCCGTCGCTGGAAGCGATTGCCGAGATGGGCAAGTTCGATCTGGATTTCCGCTGTTATCCGGGCGAAGAGGTGCATCCGCCGGACAATTGCACCCATATTATCAATTTCGGCAGTTCTTTCAGTGTCAACGATATTTTCCGGGAAGAGCCGGACCGCTATCGGCGGGAAGTCAAGGCGTATGCCGAGGCTTTATCGGAAGTGCCGGAGGCGATTCGCCAGCCGCTGGCTTCCAGCCATTGGGTTTTCGACCAGATTCGTTCCGGCGGCGGATTGGCGGTTTTCTGCCATCCCTATTGGGAATATGCCGGCGGTTATTACATTTCCGAAGAATTGACTACCGAAACATTCAAATACCGCAAGTTCGATGCGCTGGAACTGATCGGCGGCTATAATCCGTTCGAATACGAGTCGAATATGATGCAGGTTGCTCGGTATGAGCATGAATTGGCGGCCGGAAACCGTTTCCCGGTGGTCGGATTGAGCGATTCGCACGGCCCCGACGGTAATTTGTTCGGCTGGTACTATACGGTGATGCTGGCTCCTTCGGTTGAGTTGCCGGATCTGGCGACTGCAGTCCGGGAATTTCGGGCGGTCGCGGTCGATGCGCCGAACGGCGAACGGTTCGGCATTCACGGCGATTTCCGGCTGGTGAAATTTGTCTCTTACCTGCTGCGGGAATTCTATCCGCTGCACGACCAGCTCTGTGCGCTGGAAGGCGCTCTGCTGATCCGGGCGCTGGCCGGCGATACCAAAGCGGCGGCGGAAGTCGACGCGCTTAAAGGCAGTGTGCCGGATTTTGTCGAACGCTGCTGGGGACGTGCCGCACAGGCAATCTGA
- a CDS encoding DMT family transporter, which yields MKLSQAGFAHFAAVITILIWGTTFIATKFLLQSFSPIEILFLRFALGFAVLCGLPGRLPYNSFRQEMLFAAVGLCGVTLYFLFENIALQYTLASNVGILVTVSPFFTALLSCFLLKNEHLTGRFFLGFVTALFGIVLISYNGSVALQLNPLGDILAILAAATWSVYPILMKRIGQLGKPMALCTRRTFFYGLLFMLPALGWFGFAPSWEKFLEPVNAFNLLFLGLGASAVCFATWNWAVKILGAIKTSVYIYLVPAVTVTASVLLLHEPLTYPALGGIALILLGLILSERKSGAS from the coding sequence ATGAAATTATCTCAAGCCGGCTTCGCCCATTTCGCTGCCGTCATCACCATCCTGATTTGGGGAACCACCTTTATTGCCACCAAGTTTTTACTGCAAAGTTTTTCGCCGATCGAAATCCTGTTTTTGCGTTTCGCCCTCGGCTTCGCGGTTCTCTGCGGCCTGCCGGGCCGCCTGCCGTACAATTCCTTCCGGCAGGAAATGTTGTTTGCCGCCGTCGGGCTCTGCGGCGTCACACTGTATTTTCTCTTCGAAAATATCGCGCTGCAATACACGCTGGCATCCAATGTCGGCATTCTGGTCACCGTATCACCATTTTTCACCGCACTGTTGTCCTGCTTCCTGCTGAAAAATGAGCATTTGACCGGACGTTTTTTCCTCGGCTTCGTCACTGCGTTATTCGGCATCGTCCTGATCTCCTACAACGGCAGTGTCGCCCTGCAACTCAATCCGCTCGGCGACATTCTGGCCATCCTGGCCGCCGCCACCTGGTCGGTCTATCCCATTTTGATGAAACGGATCGGCCAACTGGGCAAACCGATGGCGCTCTGTACCCGGCGGACGTTTTTTTACGGCCTGTTGTTCATGCTGCCGGCATTGGGCTGGTTCGGTTTCGCACCGTCATGGGAAAAATTTCTGGAACCGGTCAATGCCTTCAACCTGCTGTTCCTCGGCCTCGGCGCTTCCGCCGTCTGCTTTGCCACCTGGAATTGGGCGGTCAAGATTCTCGGCGCGATCAAAACCAGCGTCTACATCTACCTGGTCCCGGCCGTGACGGTAACCGCCTCGGTACTGCTGCTGCACGAACCGTTGACCTATCCGGCTCTGGGCGGCATCGCGCTGATTCTTCTCGGTTTGATTCTGTCGGAAAGAAAATCCGGCGCTTCATAA
- a CDS encoding DUF4139 domain-containing protein, with protein sequence MRKFFWSTAALLLGVSGTMAWEKASGNIERIDVFKNGIGVVTKQITAKTAEDGIYHYEEVPYAIHGTFFVENGGKLQIKVRQELRQVDFTTDYVSYAKRFANCQATVFLKAEKTLAVTGTILPPVEPKLPTAPPQPYDNSYIPPMEELKLPLLLKKENGDTVSIPVDEIRSIQANGCNFTGREIQNVMILNGELPADLKLHYLANGIAWAPSYNISLLTADQMQLTQQTVLRNELEAFKDAEIRLISGFPNVTFSQVGSLMDPGMTLQKFFAQLNGGQPRPMYEMKMAAVMSNARMADAAADTGSGVPDLPPDGVDLYFQPVGKLSMEYGESLYLPLAEKETTYRKLLEWNIPAQSVNNINNPGTDQANNDIWECLVFSNPFDFPMTTAPVNVYTLGDFNGQSTVDWVAPGKEATVKITRALSVKTEVNERQSGKSSGSFLQLKSMETLDFTATLTITNYRQTPVDVKIKKQFYGEFLKADRKPDSVNVMTDQWRWNSPLSEAIWNVTLQPEEKCVIEFSYKMTR encoded by the coding sequence ATGCGTAAATTTTTCTGGTCGACAGCGGCTTTGCTGCTGGGTGTGAGCGGTACGATGGCCTGGGAAAAGGCCTCCGGCAACATTGAACGGATCGACGTATTCAAAAACGGCATCGGCGTTGTCACCAAGCAGATCACGGCGAAAACGGCCGAAGATGGCATTTATCATTATGAGGAAGTGCCTTATGCGATCCACGGGACCTTTTTCGTCGAGAATGGCGGTAAACTGCAGATCAAAGTGCGGCAGGAATTGCGTCAGGTCGATTTCACCACCGATTACGTCAGTTATGCCAAGCGGTTTGCCAATTGTCAGGCGACCGTATTTCTCAAAGCGGAGAAGACCCTGGCCGTAACCGGAACAATATTGCCGCCGGTTGAACCGAAATTGCCGACCGCGCCGCCGCAACCCTATGACAACAGCTATATTCCGCCGATGGAAGAGTTGAAGCTGCCGTTGCTGCTGAAAAAGGAGAACGGCGATACGGTCAGTATTCCGGTCGATGAAATCCGCTCGATTCAGGCGAATGGCTGCAATTTTACCGGTCGGGAAATCCAGAATGTAATGATTCTGAATGGAGAACTTCCCGCCGATTTGAAATTGCATTATCTGGCCAACGGCATTGCCTGGGCGCCATCGTATAATATCAGTTTGTTGACTGCCGACCAGATGCAGTTGACCCAGCAGACGGTGCTGCGCAATGAGTTGGAAGCGTTCAAGGATGCTGAAATCCGGTTGATTTCCGGTTTCCCGAATGTCACTTTTTCCCAAGTCGGTTCGCTGATGGATCCGGGCATGACGCTGCAGAAATTTTTCGCCCAGTTGAACGGCGGTCAACCGCGGCCGATGTATGAAATGAAGATGGCGGCGGTGATGAGCAATGCCCGCATGGCGGATGCGGCGGCCGATACCGGAAGCGGCGTACCGGATCTGCCGCCGGACGGCGTCGATCTCTATTTCCAGCCGGTCGGCAAACTGTCGATGGAATATGGCGAATCCCTTTATTTGCCGCTGGCGGAAAAAGAAACGACTTACCGCAAACTGCTGGAGTGGAATATTCCGGCTCAATCCGTCAACAACATCAACAATCCCGGCACCGACCAGGCGAACAACGACATTTGGGAGTGTCTGGTGTTCAGTAATCCGTTTGATTTCCCGATGACTACGGCGCCGGTCAATGTCTACACTCTCGGCGATTTCAACGGGCAAAGCACAGTGGATTGGGTGGCGCCCGGCAAGGAAGCGACCGTCAAAATCACCCGGGCGCTCAGCGTCAAAACCGAAGTCAATGAACGGCAGAGCGGTAAAAGTTCGGGCAGTTTCCTGCAGTTGAAATCGATGGAGACGCTTGATTTTACCGCGACGTTGACGATCACCAACTACCGTCAGACGCCGGTCGATGTGAAGATCAAAAAGCAATTCTACGGGGAATTCCTCAAAGCGGACCGGAAGCCGGATTCCGTCAATGTGATGACGGATCAGTGGCGTTGGAACAGTCCGTTGAGTGAAGCGATCTGGAATGTCACTTTGCAGCCGGAGGAGAAATGCGTTATCGAATTCAGCTATAAGATGACTCGCTGA
- a CDS encoding cation-translocating P-type ATPase, whose amino-acid sequence MLKKDFLIGGMHCASCARAIEKAFDGVDGVGSAFVNLATDRLTIEFEPERLTPQKIIDTVVAAGYQAREIQAGEGLVPVEEPGDDHWRRFCIAVVFAVLLFYTAMHGMLKLPFPPLPPVWDGYLQPVLLAPIVWAGWRFYPDGLKALFRRHPNMDSLIAVGTLAAILYSIWQLLRGENHELYFDTAGMIIALILLGKNLEHSSRRKTSAAIRQLMSLTPKTAAVVRDGTEVQVPVEQLQSGDLIRVRPGERIPVDGVIVEGSTAVDESMLTGESIPVDKRSGDPVTGASLNANGSIVFRATQVGEQTVLAQIIKLIADAQGSRPPIARIADLISGYFVQVVLGMALVTFLVWYFAGVGVAAALTFALAVLVIACPCALGLATPTALMVGIGRGASNGILIKSGTALETAGALTMAVLDKTGTITSGKPEVTGVFPVGSHTEDEVLGWAAAVEKNSEHPLGKAILRAAEARQLPVVEPDDFAALPGNGIAATLNGRNLMVGSARLMRDCQVKLEVDRRLPKGQSLIYLAEDETLLAVIALADTVKPAAKQAIHKLQEMGLRVAMLTGDNQDAASEAAGQVGIKDVYAEVLPQDKAGVVRKLQEAGEKVTMVGDGINDAPALAQADVGMAIGSGTDVAMESADIVLMQGNLLEVSKAIGLSRATMRVIRQNLFWAFFYNAIGIPLAAGVFYAFGGPRLNPVFGALAMALSSVSVVGNALRLRYLKFDR is encoded by the coding sequence ATGTTGAAAAAAGATTTTTTGATTGGGGGGATGCATTGTGCTTCATGCGCCCGGGCCATTGAGAAAGCTTTTGACGGAGTCGATGGCGTCGGAAGCGCTTTCGTCAATTTGGCGACGGATCGTTTGACCATCGAGTTCGAGCCGGAACGATTAACGCCGCAGAAGATCATCGATACCGTCGTGGCGGCCGGTTATCAGGCGCGGGAAATTCAAGCCGGCGAAGGGTTGGTTCCGGTCGAAGAACCCGGCGATGACCATTGGCGGCGGTTCTGCATCGCTGTGGTATTTGCCGTCCTGTTGTTTTATACGGCGATGCACGGGATGCTCAAACTGCCGTTTCCGCCGCTGCCGCCGGTTTGGGATGGATATTTGCAGCCGGTGCTGCTGGCGCCGATCGTCTGGGCCGGCTGGCGTTTTTATCCGGACGGTTTGAAAGCGTTATTTCGCCGGCATCCGAATATGGACTCTTTGATCGCGGTCGGTACACTGGCGGCGATCCTGTACAGTATCTGGCAATTGCTGCGGGGCGAAAATCATGAGCTGTATTTCGATACGGCCGGCATGATTATCGCCCTGATCCTGCTCGGTAAAAATCTGGAACACAGTTCCCGGCGCAAAACTTCGGCGGCGATCCGGCAGTTGATGTCGTTGACGCCGAAGACCGCTGCCGTGGTGCGGGACGGCACCGAAGTGCAAGTGCCGGTCGAACAGTTGCAGAGCGGCGATTTGATCCGGGTCCGGCCCGGCGAGCGCATTCCGGTCGACGGCGTGATCGTCGAAGGTTCGACGGCGGTGGACGAGTCGATGTTGACCGGGGAGAGCATTCCGGTTGACAAGCGCTCCGGCGATCCGGTCACCGGCGCGTCATTGAATGCCAACGGTTCGATCGTGTTCCGGGCAACCCAGGTCGGCGAACAGACGGTGCTGGCCCAGATCATCAAATTGATTGCCGATGCCCAGGGTTCGCGGCCGCCGATTGCCCGGATTGCCGATTTGATCTCCGGTTATTTCGTGCAGGTGGTGCTCGGTATGGCCCTGGTGACTTTTCTGGTCTGGTATTTTGCCGGCGTCGGGGTGGCCGCTGCCTTGACTTTCGCTCTGGCGGTTCTGGTGATTGCCTGCCCCTGCGCGTTGGGACTGGCGACGCCGACGGCTCTGATGGTCGGTATCGGCCGGGGAGCCTCGAACGGTATTCTGATCAAAAGCGGTACGGCATTGGAAACTGCCGGCGCGCTGACGATGGCGGTGCTGGACAAGACGGGAACCATCACCAGCGGCAAGCCGGAGGTGACCGGTGTTTTCCCGGTTGGAAGCCATACCGAAGACGAGGTGCTGGGGTGGGCTGCCGCGGTGGAGAAGAATTCCGAGCACCCGCTGGGCAAGGCGATTCTCCGGGCGGCGGAAGCGCGGCAACTGCCGGTGGTCGAGCCGGATGATTTCGCCGCATTGCCGGGCAATGGGATTGCCGCGACGTTGAACGGCCGCAATTTGATGGTCGGCAGTGCGCGGTTGATGCGGGATTGTCAGGTCAAATTGGAAGTGGACCGGCGGTTGCCGAAAGGACAGAGTCTGATTTACCTGGCCGAGGATGAGACGCTGTTGGCGGTGATTGCGTTGGCCGATACCGTCAAACCGGCGGCGAAACAGGCGATCCATAAATTGCAGGAGATGGGGTTGCGGGTGGCGATGTTGACCGGCGACAACCAGGATGCCGCCAGTGAAGCGGCCGGTCAGGTCGGCATCAAGGACGTGTACGCCGAGGTTTTGCCGCAGGACAAGGCCGGAGTGGTCAGGAAGCTGCAGGAAGCCGGCGAAAAGGTAACGATGGTCGGCGACGGCATCAACGACGCGCCGGCCCTGGCCCAGGCCGATGTCGGCATGGCCATCGGTTCCGGGACGGATGTGGCGATGGAATCGGCTGATATCGTGCTGATGCAGGGCAATTTGCTGGAAGTGAGCAAAGCGATTGGCTTGAGCCGGGCGACGATGCGGGTGATCCGGCAGAACTTGTTCTGGGCATTTTTCTACAATGCCATCGGCATTCCGCTGGCGGCCGGAGTGTTTTACGCCTTCGGCGGTCCGCGCCTGAACCCGGTGTTCGGTGCGTTGGCGATGGCGTTGAGTTCGGTTTCCGTCGTCGGCAACGCATTGCGGCTGCGCTATCTCAAATTCGATCGATAG
- a CDS encoding TrmB family transcriptional regulator, giving the protein MKVQDFLRNYGFTANKAELYCALLKRRSGSASELAQAAGIQRTTAYDILRELCDENLAVMSFAGSKRIYHANPPEEMQNRLMHQLNQLELLLPSLQALFFHQEQLPRIRYYEGPEGIIQVYEETLKVESKEYFYFGGMIDFAQSVGREYMSNFIRRRIRKKIWSNGIRIRESEIPDPETLPGEENYRRVRYISCPGVTPMAHLTLFDRKIAITSTARENYAMVIESEELFSMLKIFWDYIWSTASEP; this is encoded by the coding sequence TTGAAAGTACAGGATTTTTTACGGAATTACGGTTTCACCGCCAATAAGGCGGAGCTTTATTGCGCGTTGCTGAAGCGCCGCAGCGGCAGCGCCAGCGAACTGGCGCAGGCCGCCGGCATCCAGCGGACGACCGCCTATGACATTCTGCGGGAATTGTGCGACGAAAACCTGGCGGTGATGAGCTTCGCCGGCAGCAAGCGGATTTATCATGCCAATCCGCCGGAAGAAATGCAGAACCGGCTGATGCATCAACTCAACCAGTTGGAACTGCTGCTGCCGAGTTTACAGGCATTATTTTTTCATCAGGAACAACTTCCGCGCATCCGTTATTACGAGGGCCCGGAGGGGATCATCCAGGTTTACGAAGAAACGCTGAAAGTGGAATCGAAGGAATATTTCTATTTCGGCGGTATGATCGATTTCGCCCAAAGCGTCGGCCGCGAGTACATGTCCAATTTTATCCGACGCCGGATCAGAAAGAAAATCTGGTCCAACGGCATTCGAATCCGGGAAAGCGAGATTCCCGATCCGGAGACTTTGCCGGGCGAAGAAAATTACCGGCGGGTCCGCTATATTTCCTGCCCCGGCGTCACACCGATGGCGCATCTGACCCTTTTCGACCGCAAAATTGCCATCACTTCGACCGCCCGGGAGAATTATGCGATGGTAATTGAAAGCGAAGAGTTGTTCAGCATGCTGAAAATATTCTGGGATTATATCTGGAGCACCGCCTCCGAACCTTGA